One Centroberyx gerrardi isolate f3 chromosome 6, fCenGer3.hap1.cur.20231027, whole genome shotgun sequence genomic region harbors:
- the vaspb gene encoding vasodilator-stimulated phosphoprotein isoform X1, which produces MSESSICQARATVMIYDDGNKKWLPAGAGAQSFSRVQIYHNPSTNAFRVVGRKMQTDQQVVINCPIVRGLKYNQATPNFHQWRDARQVWGLNFGSKEDAALFANGMMHALEVLNSIADAGYATLPRPVSNGPSPEELEQQRRLEQQRQEQQERERQEKEKQERERQEKERLERERQAAAVSIPPAPPLAPGGPPPPPAPPPPPCPPPAAGIPPPPGPPPSGPPPAPPLPSGGGGGGGGGGAGGLAAALAGAKLRKVSKQEEGGPAAPIGRADSSRSSNSSIGGGGGGGGLMGEMSAILARRRKAADTGEKVPAKTQDNDDSESQGQSDTIRRPWEKTSTMTRNNSIPKSMDSTSSLSQGSRVKPGGNSNDAAAGDDTDLEKMKQEILEEVRKELQKVKEEIIGAFIQELQKRST; this is translated from the exons TGAGTCGAGTATCTGCCAGGCTCGGGCCACTGTGATGATCTATGACGATGGCAATAAGAAGTGGCTGCCGGCGGGCGCTGGAGCCCAGTCCTTCAGTAGAGTCCAGATCTATCACAACCCCTCCACCAACGCCTTCAGAGTAGTGGGACGCAAGATGCAGACGGACCAGCAG gTGGTGATAAACTGTCCAATCGTGAGGGGCCTGAAGTACAACCAGGCCACGCCCAATTTCCACCAGTGGCGGGATGCGCGGCAGGTATGGGGGCTCAACTTTGGCAGCAAGGAGGATGCTGCTCTATTCGCCAATGGCATGATGCACGCTCTGGAGGTGCTCAACTCCATTGCAGACGCAG GCTATGCAACCCTCCCCCGCCCAGTGTCAAATGGACCATCTCCGGAGGAGCTTGAACAACAACGGAG gttggagcagcagaggcaggaacagcaggagagagagcgacaggagaaagaaaaacaggagcGGGAGCggcaggagaaagaaagactggagagagagagacaagcagctGCAG TCTCCATTCCTCCAGCTCCACCGTTGGCCCCTGGAGGCCCCCCGCCTCCTCcggcccctcctccacccccttgccctcctccagctgctgggatccctcctcctccaggaccaCCTCCCTCAGGACCCCCACCCGCCCCGCCCCTGCCCTCTGGGGGTGGaggtggcggtggcggcgggGGAGCCGGGGGCCTGGCTGCTGCCCTAGCAGGGGCTAAGCTCCGCAAAGTATCCAAG caggaggaaggaggccCTGCAGCTCCAATAGGCCGGGCCGACTCCAGCCGCAGCAGTAACTCCTCTattggaggagggggagggggaggtggtcTGATGGGCGAGATGAGTGCCATCTTGGCCCGAAG gagaaaagcagcagacaCTGGGGAGAAGGTACCTGCGAAGACGCAAGATAAT GATGATTCAGAGTCTCAAGGTCAAAGTG ACACCATTAGAAGACCTTGGGAGAAAACGTCTACTATGACCAG GAATAACTCCATCCCCAAGAGCATGGACTCCACTTCCTCATTGTCCCAAGGTTCCAG ggtGAAGCCTGGGGGTAACAGTAACGATGCCGCCGCAGGCGATGACACAGATTTAGAGAAAATGAAACAG GAAATTCTGGAGGAGGTGCGGAAAGAGCTACAAAAAGTCAAGGAGGAAATAATTGGAG CCTTTATTCAGGAGCTGCAAAAGAGAAGCACATAG
- the vaspb gene encoding vasodilator-stimulated phosphoprotein isoform X2 gives MSESSICQARATVMIYDDGNKKWLPAGAGAQSFSRVQIYHNPSTNAFRVVGRKMQTDQQVVINCPIVRGLKYNQATPNFHQWRDARQVWGLNFGSKEDAALFANGMMHALEVLNSIADAGYATLPRPVSNGPSPEELEQQRRLEQQRQEQQERERQEKEKQERERQEKERLERERQAAAVSIPPAPPLAPGGPPPPPAPPPPPCPPPAAGIPPPPGPPPSGPPPAPPLPSGGGGGGGGGGAGGLAAALAGAKLRKVSKQEEGGPAAPIGRADSSRSSNSSIGGGGGGGGLMGEMSAILARRRKAADTGEKVPAKTQDNDDSESQGQSDTIRRPWEKTSTMTRVKPGGNSNDAAAGDDTDLEKMKQEILEEVRKELQKVKEEIIGAFIQELQKRST, from the exons TGAGTCGAGTATCTGCCAGGCTCGGGCCACTGTGATGATCTATGACGATGGCAATAAGAAGTGGCTGCCGGCGGGCGCTGGAGCCCAGTCCTTCAGTAGAGTCCAGATCTATCACAACCCCTCCACCAACGCCTTCAGAGTAGTGGGACGCAAGATGCAGACGGACCAGCAG gTGGTGATAAACTGTCCAATCGTGAGGGGCCTGAAGTACAACCAGGCCACGCCCAATTTCCACCAGTGGCGGGATGCGCGGCAGGTATGGGGGCTCAACTTTGGCAGCAAGGAGGATGCTGCTCTATTCGCCAATGGCATGATGCACGCTCTGGAGGTGCTCAACTCCATTGCAGACGCAG GCTATGCAACCCTCCCCCGCCCAGTGTCAAATGGACCATCTCCGGAGGAGCTTGAACAACAACGGAG gttggagcagcagaggcaggaacagcaggagagagagcgacaggagaaagaaaaacaggagcGGGAGCggcaggagaaagaaagactggagagagagagacaagcagctGCAG TCTCCATTCCTCCAGCTCCACCGTTGGCCCCTGGAGGCCCCCCGCCTCCTCcggcccctcctccacccccttgccctcctccagctgctgggatccctcctcctccaggaccaCCTCCCTCAGGACCCCCACCCGCCCCGCCCCTGCCCTCTGGGGGTGGaggtggcggtggcggcgggGGAGCCGGGGGCCTGGCTGCTGCCCTAGCAGGGGCTAAGCTCCGCAAAGTATCCAAG caggaggaaggaggccCTGCAGCTCCAATAGGCCGGGCCGACTCCAGCCGCAGCAGTAACTCCTCTattggaggagggggagggggaggtggtcTGATGGGCGAGATGAGTGCCATCTTGGCCCGAAG gagaaaagcagcagacaCTGGGGAGAAGGTACCTGCGAAGACGCAAGATAAT GATGATTCAGAGTCTCAAGGTCAAAGTG ACACCATTAGAAGACCTTGGGAGAAAACGTCTACTATGACCAG ggtGAAGCCTGGGGGTAACAGTAACGATGCCGCCGCAGGCGATGACACAGATTTAGAGAAAATGAAACAG GAAATTCTGGAGGAGGTGCGGAAAGAGCTACAAAAAGTCAAGGAGGAAATAATTGGAG CCTTTATTCAGGAGCTGCAAAAGAGAAGCACATAG